One Brachyhypopomus gauderio isolate BG-103 unplaced genomic scaffold, BGAUD_0.2 sc68, whole genome shotgun sequence DNA window includes the following coding sequences:
- the psip1a gene encoding PC4 and SFRS1 interacting protein 1a isoform X3, with the protein MTREYKPGDLIFAKMKGYPHWPARIDEVPDGAVKPSNVKFPIFFFGTHETAFLGPKDIFPYLPNKEKYAKPNKRKGFNEGLWEIENNPTVELNGQKVMAVEAPSDKESDSGPEGEEEASEKTQEKRKKAAKESSQKKSTDDAKSKRGRKKRGEADQESEKEDAGGSPTSSPAGGDGPAPKRRGRKPKAEKMLQQQQASHGSANDIDTGTDPDRKRKRGPEDKGRASEGEDEGRADGKKRKEEIKGGKKEPEAKRRRNTKEESSSDSEDEGRTGGPGRKRSTLKPAADSEKEERRRRPDELKELGKEDGKKDERRGEKKKEVSTESRLQRLHGEIKISLKIDNPDVKKCLVALDELSTLQVTTQHLQKHCELISTLKKIRRFKASQDIMDKATMLYNKFKTMFLVGEGEAVLSQVINKSLAEQRQFEEAKKGALKRAEQAKEPSADRVLNGDSSPEEKTTEAESERAEDPVALEKSSVVNPTDSG; encoded by the exons ATGACTCGAGAGTACAAACCCGGCGACCTGATCTTCGCCAAGATGAAGGGCTATCCTCACTGGCCCGCCAGG ATCGATGAAGTGCCAGATGGCGCCGTGAAGCCGTCTAACGTTAAGTTCCCCATCTTCTTCTTCGGGACTCATGAAAC GGCATTCTTGGGTCCCAAAGACATCTTTCCTTATTTACCCAACAAAGAGAAATATGCCAAACCCAACAAGAGGAAGGGCTTCAATGAAGGCTTGTGGGAGATTGAGAATAACCCCACAGTTGAGCTTAATGGACAGAAG GTGATGGCAGTGGAAGCCCCTTCTGATAAAGAATCGGACAGTGGCCCTGAAGGTGAAGAAGAGGCCAGTGAGAAGACTCAGGAAAAAAGGAAGAAGGCTGCCAAA GAGTCCTCGCAAAAGAAATCCACAGATGATGCAAAAAGTAAAAGAGGGAGGAAGAAAAGG GGAGAAGCTGACCAGGAGTCTGAGAAGGAGGACGCAGGTGGTAGTCCCACCTCCAGCCCTGCAG gcggGGATGGACCAGCTCCAAAGCGTAGAGGCAGGAAGCCCAAAGCTGAAAAAATGCTTCAGCAGCAACAGGCTTCACACGGGTCAGCCAAtgacat AGACACCGGCACCGATCCGGACCGGAAACGCAAGAGAGGGCCTGAGGACAAAGGCAGGGCTTCAGAGGgtgaggacgaggggcgagCCGATGGTAagaagaggaaggaggagatTAAAGGAGGGAAGAAAGAACCGGAGGCTAAGAGGAGACGGAACACAAAGGAGGAGAGCTCCTCTGACTCTGAGGATGaaggg AGGACCGGTGGACCTGGACGCAAACGCTCAACACTGAAGCCCGCGGCCGACtcggagaaggaggagagacgtCGCAGACCTGACGAGCtcaaaga ATTAGGGAAAGAAGATGGCAAGAAAGATGAAAGGcgaggagagaagaagaagg AAGTGTCCACGGAGTCCAGGCTGCAGAGATTACACGGAGAGATTAAGATCTCGCTGAAGATTGATAATCCG GATGTGAAGAAGTGTCTGGTGGCCCTGGATGAACTGAGTACCCTGCAGGTCACCACCCAGCACCTGCAGAAGCACTGTGAGCTCATCTCCACGCTGAAGAAG ATCCGCAGGTTCAAGGCCAGTCAAGATATCATGGACAAGGCCACCATGCTGTATAACAAGTTTAAGACCATGTTCCTGGTGGGCGAGGGCGAAGCGGTGCTCAGTCAGGTGATCAACAAGTCTCTGGCAGAGCAGCGGCAGTTCGAGGAGGCCAAGAAGGGGGCGCTGAAGAGAGCGGAACAGGCCAAAGAgcccagtgcag ATAGGGTTTTAAACGGGGACTCTAGCCCTGAGGAGAAGACCACAGAggctgagagtgagagagcagaaGACCCCGTAGCACTGGAGAAGAGCAG
- the psip1a gene encoding PC4 and SFRS1 interacting protein 1a isoform X1 codes for MTREYKPGDLIFAKMKGYPHWPARIDEVPDGAVKPSNVKFPIFFFGTHETAFLGPKDIFPYLPNKEKYAKPNKRKGFNEGLWEIENNPTVELNGQKVMAVEAPSDKESDSGPEGEEEASEKTQEKRKKAAKVTDNQAGEEEEEEEEDEEEEEEGDGMEVSEQGPLVEEESSQKKSTDDAKSKRGRKKRGEADQESEKEDAGGSPTSSPAGGDGPAPKRRGRKPKAEKMLQQQQASHGSANDIDTGTDPDRKRKRGPEDKGRASEGEDEGRADGKKRKEEIKGGKKEPEAKRRRNTKEESSSDSEDEGRTGGPGRKRSTLKPAADSEKEERRRRPDELKELGKEDGKKDERRGEKKKEVSTESRLQRLHGEIKISLKIDNPDVKKCLVALDELSTLQVTTQHLQKHCELISTLKKIRRFKASQDIMDKATMLYNKFKTMFLVGEGEAVLSQVINKSLAEQRQFEEAKKGALKRAEQAKEPSADRVLNGDSSPEEKTTEAESERAEDPVALEKSSVVNPTDSG; via the exons ATGACTCGAGAGTACAAACCCGGCGACCTGATCTTCGCCAAGATGAAGGGCTATCCTCACTGGCCCGCCAGG ATCGATGAAGTGCCAGATGGCGCCGTGAAGCCGTCTAACGTTAAGTTCCCCATCTTCTTCTTCGGGACTCATGAAAC GGCATTCTTGGGTCCCAAAGACATCTTTCCTTATTTACCCAACAAAGAGAAATATGCCAAACCCAACAAGAGGAAGGGCTTCAATGAAGGCTTGTGGGAGATTGAGAATAACCCCACAGTTGAGCTTAATGGACAGAAG GTGATGGCAGTGGAAGCCCCTTCTGATAAAGAATCGGACAGTGGCCCTGAAGGTGAAGAAGAGGCCAGTGAGAAGACTCAGGAAAAAAGGAAGAAGGCTGCCAAA GTGACTGACAATCAggcaggggaggaggaggaggaggaggaggaggatgaggaggaggaggaggaaggtgatGGCATGGAGGTGTCTGAACAGGGCCCTCTAGTGGAGGAA GAGTCCTCGCAAAAGAAATCCACAGATGATGCAAAAAGTAAAAGAGGGAGGAAGAAAAGG GGAGAAGCTGACCAGGAGTCTGAGAAGGAGGACGCAGGTGGTAGTCCCACCTCCAGCCCTGCAG gcggGGATGGACCAGCTCCAAAGCGTAGAGGCAGGAAGCCCAAAGCTGAAAAAATGCTTCAGCAGCAACAGGCTTCACACGGGTCAGCCAAtgacat AGACACCGGCACCGATCCGGACCGGAAACGCAAGAGAGGGCCTGAGGACAAAGGCAGGGCTTCAGAGGgtgaggacgaggggcgagCCGATGGTAagaagaggaaggaggagatTAAAGGAGGGAAGAAAGAACCGGAGGCTAAGAGGAGACGGAACACAAAGGAGGAGAGCTCCTCTGACTCTGAGGATGaaggg AGGACCGGTGGACCTGGACGCAAACGCTCAACACTGAAGCCCGCGGCCGACtcggagaaggaggagagacgtCGCAGACCTGACGAGCtcaaaga ATTAGGGAAAGAAGATGGCAAGAAAGATGAAAGGcgaggagagaagaagaagg AAGTGTCCACGGAGTCCAGGCTGCAGAGATTACACGGAGAGATTAAGATCTCGCTGAAGATTGATAATCCG GATGTGAAGAAGTGTCTGGTGGCCCTGGATGAACTGAGTACCCTGCAGGTCACCACCCAGCACCTGCAGAAGCACTGTGAGCTCATCTCCACGCTGAAGAAG ATCCGCAGGTTCAAGGCCAGTCAAGATATCATGGACAAGGCCACCATGCTGTATAACAAGTTTAAGACCATGTTCCTGGTGGGCGAGGGCGAAGCGGTGCTCAGTCAGGTGATCAACAAGTCTCTGGCAGAGCAGCGGCAGTTCGAGGAGGCCAAGAAGGGGGCGCTGAAGAGAGCGGAACAGGCCAAAGAgcccagtgcag ATAGGGTTTTAAACGGGGACTCTAGCCCTGAGGAGAAGACCACAGAggctgagagtgagagagcagaaGACCCCGTAGCACTGGAGAAGAGCAG
- the psip1a gene encoding PC4 and SFRS1 interacting protein 1a isoform X4, which yields MTREYKPGDLIFAKMKGYPHWPARIDEVPDGAVKPSNVKFPIFFFGTHETAFLGPKDIFPYLPNKEKYAKPNKRKGFNEGLWEIENNPTVELNGQKVMAVEAPSDKESDSGPEGEEEASEKTQEKRKKAAKGEADQESEKEDAGGSPTSSPAGGDGPAPKRRGRKPKAEKMLQQQQASHGSANDIDTGTDPDRKRKRGPEDKGRASEGEDEGRADGKKRKEEIKGGKKEPEAKRRRNTKEESSSDSEDEGRTGGPGRKRSTLKPAADSEKEERRRRPDELKELGKEDGKKDERRGEKKKEVSTESRLQRLHGEIKISLKIDNPDVKKCLVALDELSTLQVTTQHLQKHCELISTLKKIRRFKASQDIMDKATMLYNKFKTMFLVGEGEAVLSQVINKSLAEQRQFEEAKKGALKRAEQAKEPSADRVLNGDSSPEEKTTEAESERAEDPVALEKSSVVNPTDSG from the exons ATGACTCGAGAGTACAAACCCGGCGACCTGATCTTCGCCAAGATGAAGGGCTATCCTCACTGGCCCGCCAGG ATCGATGAAGTGCCAGATGGCGCCGTGAAGCCGTCTAACGTTAAGTTCCCCATCTTCTTCTTCGGGACTCATGAAAC GGCATTCTTGGGTCCCAAAGACATCTTTCCTTATTTACCCAACAAAGAGAAATATGCCAAACCCAACAAGAGGAAGGGCTTCAATGAAGGCTTGTGGGAGATTGAGAATAACCCCACAGTTGAGCTTAATGGACAGAAG GTGATGGCAGTGGAAGCCCCTTCTGATAAAGAATCGGACAGTGGCCCTGAAGGTGAAGAAGAGGCCAGTGAGAAGACTCAGGAAAAAAGGAAGAAGGCTGCCAAA GGAGAAGCTGACCAGGAGTCTGAGAAGGAGGACGCAGGTGGTAGTCCCACCTCCAGCCCTGCAG gcggGGATGGACCAGCTCCAAAGCGTAGAGGCAGGAAGCCCAAAGCTGAAAAAATGCTTCAGCAGCAACAGGCTTCACACGGGTCAGCCAAtgacat AGACACCGGCACCGATCCGGACCGGAAACGCAAGAGAGGGCCTGAGGACAAAGGCAGGGCTTCAGAGGgtgaggacgaggggcgagCCGATGGTAagaagaggaaggaggagatTAAAGGAGGGAAGAAAGAACCGGAGGCTAAGAGGAGACGGAACACAAAGGAGGAGAGCTCCTCTGACTCTGAGGATGaaggg AGGACCGGTGGACCTGGACGCAAACGCTCAACACTGAAGCCCGCGGCCGACtcggagaaggaggagagacgtCGCAGACCTGACGAGCtcaaaga ATTAGGGAAAGAAGATGGCAAGAAAGATGAAAGGcgaggagagaagaagaagg AAGTGTCCACGGAGTCCAGGCTGCAGAGATTACACGGAGAGATTAAGATCTCGCTGAAGATTGATAATCCG GATGTGAAGAAGTGTCTGGTGGCCCTGGATGAACTGAGTACCCTGCAGGTCACCACCCAGCACCTGCAGAAGCACTGTGAGCTCATCTCCACGCTGAAGAAG ATCCGCAGGTTCAAGGCCAGTCAAGATATCATGGACAAGGCCACCATGCTGTATAACAAGTTTAAGACCATGTTCCTGGTGGGCGAGGGCGAAGCGGTGCTCAGTCAGGTGATCAACAAGTCTCTGGCAGAGCAGCGGCAGTTCGAGGAGGCCAAGAAGGGGGCGCTGAAGAGAGCGGAACAGGCCAAAGAgcccagtgcag ATAGGGTTTTAAACGGGGACTCTAGCCCTGAGGAGAAGACCACAGAggctgagagtgagagagcagaaGACCCCGTAGCACTGGAGAAGAGCAG
- the psip1a gene encoding PC4 and SFRS1 interacting protein 1a isoform X2, with protein MTREYKPGDLIFAKMKGYPHWPARIDEVPDGAVKPSNVKFPIFFFGTHETAFLGPKDIFPYLPNKEKYAKPNKRKGFNEGLWEIENNPTVELNGQKVMAVEAPSDKESDSGPEGEEEASEKTQEKRKKAAKVTDNQAGEEEEEEEEDEEEEEEGDGMEVSEQGPLVEEESSQKKSTDDAKSKRGRKKRGEADQESEKEDAGGSPTSSPAGGDGPAPKRRGRKPKAEKMLQQQQASHGDTGTDPDRKRKRGPEDKGRASEGEDEGRADGKKRKEEIKGGKKEPEAKRRRNTKEESSSDSEDEGRTGGPGRKRSTLKPAADSEKEERRRRPDELKELGKEDGKKDERRGEKKKEVSTESRLQRLHGEIKISLKIDNPDVKKCLVALDELSTLQVTTQHLQKHCELISTLKKIRRFKASQDIMDKATMLYNKFKTMFLVGEGEAVLSQVINKSLAEQRQFEEAKKGALKRAEQAKEPSADRVLNGDSSPEEKTTEAESERAEDPVALEKSSVVNPTDSG; from the exons ATGACTCGAGAGTACAAACCCGGCGACCTGATCTTCGCCAAGATGAAGGGCTATCCTCACTGGCCCGCCAGG ATCGATGAAGTGCCAGATGGCGCCGTGAAGCCGTCTAACGTTAAGTTCCCCATCTTCTTCTTCGGGACTCATGAAAC GGCATTCTTGGGTCCCAAAGACATCTTTCCTTATTTACCCAACAAAGAGAAATATGCCAAACCCAACAAGAGGAAGGGCTTCAATGAAGGCTTGTGGGAGATTGAGAATAACCCCACAGTTGAGCTTAATGGACAGAAG GTGATGGCAGTGGAAGCCCCTTCTGATAAAGAATCGGACAGTGGCCCTGAAGGTGAAGAAGAGGCCAGTGAGAAGACTCAGGAAAAAAGGAAGAAGGCTGCCAAA GTGACTGACAATCAggcaggggaggaggaggaggaggaggaggaggatgaggaggaggaggaggaaggtgatGGCATGGAGGTGTCTGAACAGGGCCCTCTAGTGGAGGAA GAGTCCTCGCAAAAGAAATCCACAGATGATGCAAAAAGTAAAAGAGGGAGGAAGAAAAGG GGAGAAGCTGACCAGGAGTCTGAGAAGGAGGACGCAGGTGGTAGTCCCACCTCCAGCCCTGCAG gcggGGATGGACCAGCTCCAAAGCGTAGAGGCAGGAAGCCCAAAGCTGAAAAAATGCTTCAGCAGCAACAGGCTTCACACGG AGACACCGGCACCGATCCGGACCGGAAACGCAAGAGAGGGCCTGAGGACAAAGGCAGGGCTTCAGAGGgtgaggacgaggggcgagCCGATGGTAagaagaggaaggaggagatTAAAGGAGGGAAGAAAGAACCGGAGGCTAAGAGGAGACGGAACACAAAGGAGGAGAGCTCCTCTGACTCTGAGGATGaaggg AGGACCGGTGGACCTGGACGCAAACGCTCAACACTGAAGCCCGCGGCCGACtcggagaaggaggagagacgtCGCAGACCTGACGAGCtcaaaga ATTAGGGAAAGAAGATGGCAAGAAAGATGAAAGGcgaggagagaagaagaagg AAGTGTCCACGGAGTCCAGGCTGCAGAGATTACACGGAGAGATTAAGATCTCGCTGAAGATTGATAATCCG GATGTGAAGAAGTGTCTGGTGGCCCTGGATGAACTGAGTACCCTGCAGGTCACCACCCAGCACCTGCAGAAGCACTGTGAGCTCATCTCCACGCTGAAGAAG ATCCGCAGGTTCAAGGCCAGTCAAGATATCATGGACAAGGCCACCATGCTGTATAACAAGTTTAAGACCATGTTCCTGGTGGGCGAGGGCGAAGCGGTGCTCAGTCAGGTGATCAACAAGTCTCTGGCAGAGCAGCGGCAGTTCGAGGAGGCCAAGAAGGGGGCGCTGAAGAGAGCGGAACAGGCCAAAGAgcccagtgcag ATAGGGTTTTAAACGGGGACTCTAGCCCTGAGGAGAAGACCACAGAggctgagagtgagagagcagaaGACCCCGTAGCACTGGAGAAGAGCAG